One stretch of Nitrospinota bacterium DNA includes these proteins:
- the lipA gene encoding lipoyl synthase produces MNSSLNAPKRRLPDWVKVQLPKGENYFRLKSLVRKHSLHTVCESASCPNIGECWDAGTLTIMILGDTCTRACRFCDVPTGNLLSPRQEEPQEVAEMLAKLNLRYTVITSVDRDDLKDGGASHWAETLRAVKSHCPQMKVEALIPDFKGEIGCIRIVCEAEPDVLAHNLETVPSLQAKVRPQCRYQWSLDTLYFAGKNFDRITKSSLMLGLGEKKPEVIQTMRDLVGIGCNILTLGQYLRPSRQHMEVVEYLPPEIFAEYKVIGESLGFDHVEAGPLVRSSYHAEKQSQILNQK; encoded by the coding sequence ATGAACTCTTCTTTAAATGCTCCCAAAAGACGGCTTCCGGACTGGGTCAAAGTTCAATTGCCCAAGGGAGAAAATTATTTCCGTTTAAAATCGCTGGTGCGCAAGCATTCCCTGCATACTGTTTGCGAATCGGCTTCCTGTCCCAACATTGGCGAATGCTGGGATGCGGGAACATTGACGATCATGATACTTGGCGATACCTGCACACGGGCCTGCCGCTTCTGTGATGTTCCCACCGGAAATTTGCTCTCGCCCCGGCAGGAAGAGCCGCAGGAAGTGGCCGAAATGCTTGCCAAACTGAACCTCCGCTATACGGTCATCACGTCCGTGGACCGCGATGACCTTAAAGATGGGGGAGCTTCTCACTGGGCGGAAACGTTGCGGGCGGTGAAAAGTCATTGTCCGCAAATGAAAGTGGAAGCGTTGATCCCAGATTTCAAAGGCGAGATCGGTTGCATCCGGATCGTGTGCGAGGCGGAGCCGGACGTGTTGGCGCATAATCTGGAAACGGTGCCTTCGCTCCAGGCAAAGGTTCGACCCCAGTGCCGGTACCAATGGTCATTGGATACTTTGTACTTCGCCGGTAAAAATTTCGACCGCATCACTAAAAGCAGTTTGATGCTGGGATTGGGAGAAAAAAAGCCAGAGGTGATTCAAACCATGCGCGACCTGGTCGGTATCGGGTGCAATATTTTGACGCTCGGTCAGTACTTACGCCCGTCGCGCCAGCACATGGAAGTGGTGGAGTACCTTCCTCCAGAGATTTTCGCCGAGTACAAGGTAATCGGCGAATCTCTTGGTTTTGACCATGTGGAGGCCGGGCCTTTGGTCAGAAGTTCCTATCACGCTGAAAA